One segment of Streptomyces sp. YIM 121038 DNA contains the following:
- the disA gene encoding DNA integrity scanning diadenylate cyclase DisA has translation MAANDRAAVPGKPGGGSGADGLMRASLSAVAPGTALRDGLERILRGNTGGLIVLGSDKTVESMCTGGFVLDVEFTATRLRELCKLDGGIVLSSDLSKILRAGVQLVPDPTIPTEETGTRHRTADRVSKQVGFPVVSVSQSMRLVALYVDGQRRVLEDSAAILSRANQALATLERYKLRLDEVAGTLSALEIEDLVTVRDVTAVAQRLEMVRRIATEIAEYVVELGTDGRLLALQLDELIAGVEPERELVVRDYVPEPTAKRSRTVDEALAELDSLTHAELLELSTVARALGYTGSPETLDSAVSPRGFRLLAKVPRLPGAIIERLVEHFGGLQKLLAASVDDLQTVDGVGEARARSVREGLSRLAESSILERYV, from the coding sequence GTGGCAGCCAACGACCGGGCAGCGGTTCCCGGGAAGCCCGGTGGCGGCTCCGGTGCCGACGGGCTGATGCGCGCCTCCCTGAGCGCGGTCGCGCCGGGCACGGCCCTGCGGGACGGCCTGGAGCGCATCCTGCGGGGCAACACGGGCGGGCTCATCGTCCTCGGCTCCGACAAGACAGTCGAGTCGATGTGCACGGGCGGATTCGTCCTGGACGTCGAGTTCACCGCGACGCGCCTGCGCGAGCTGTGCAAGCTCGACGGCGGCATCGTGCTCTCCTCGGACCTGTCGAAGATCCTGCGGGCGGGCGTCCAGCTGGTGCCGGACCCGACGATCCCCACGGAGGAGACCGGCACGCGGCACCGCACGGCGGACCGCGTGAGCAAGCAGGTCGGCTTCCCCGTCGTGTCCGTGTCCCAGTCGATGCGCCTGGTCGCGCTGTACGTGGACGGACAGCGCCGGGTCCTTGAGGACTCGGCGGCGATCCTGTCACGTGCCAACCAGGCCCTCGCCACCCTGGAGCGCTACAAGCTCCGCCTCGACGAGGTCGCGGGCACGCTCTCCGCCCTGGAGATCGAGGACCTGGTGACCGTGCGGGACGTCACCGCCGTCGCGCAGCGCCTCGAAATGGTGCGCCGCATCGCCACCGAGATCGCCGAGTACGTGGTGGAGCTGGGCACCGACGGCCGTCTCCTCGCCCTCCAGCTCGACGAGTTGATCGCGGGCGTGGAGCCCGAGCGCGAGCTCGTCGTCCGGGACTACGTCCCCGAGCCCACGGCCAAGCGCTCGCGCACCGTCGACGAGGCACTGGCCGAGCTGGACTCCCTGACCCACGCCGAGCTCCTGGAACTGTCCACCGTGGCCCGCGCGTTGGGCTACACGGGCTCGCCCGAGACCCTCGACTCCGCCGTCTCGCCGCGCGGCTTCCGCCTCCTGGCGAAGGTGCCCCGGCTGCCCGGCGCCATCATCGAGCGCCTGGTGGAGCACTTCGGCGGCCTCCAGAAGCTGCTGGCCGCGAGCGTCGACGACCTCCAGACCGTGGACGGCGTCGGCGAGGCCCGGGCGCGCAGCGTGCGCGAGGGGCTCTCACGGCTCGCGGAGTCGTCGATCCTCGAGCGGTACGTCTAG